One Rhodospirillaceae bacterium genomic window, TCCGCCCGGTCGTCGGAGCAGCGGCAGCGGTCGCGCAACGGCTGCGGCCCGAAGACCCGGATGCCGTCTTCGTGGAACAGGCGGAACAGGAGGTTCGCCGGAGCGACGTCGGGGGCCAGCGCCTCGTCGTTGCGGACGGTGCCGAGCAGGATGGCGATGCGCCGCCAGTCGTCATCCCGCCGTTCCTCGTCCGCGTGGCCGCTGTCGTCCGCTTTCGGTTCCCTGCCGAAGCCGCCGGTCAGCGGCACGCGCTGGATCATCAGGGCGGAGGCCTGCCAGCCGGCGCCGCCGGGGCGGCCGACGCCGAGGCGCAGCAGGGTCTCGATCTGCTCGGACTGCCGGAAATAATGCTGGGCGCACTCGGTCAGCGTCGCCCCCGCCAGGTCCACGATGCCCTGATAGCGCTCCATGTCCGGGCCCTGGTCGACCGTGAAGGCGAGGTGGCCGGCGCCCAGGATTCGCGGCACCGGGCCGTCGGGCGCGGCCGGTCCCAGCGCGGCGTAGGCGGCGGCGTCGACCTCGGCGTAACCGCGCAGGTCGCCGTCCGAGGTGACGTCGCACACCATCATGCCGACCGGCCCGTCGCCCTTGGCCTGCAGGGTGAAGACGCCGTCGTATTTCAGCGTGCCGGCCAGCACGGCGGCAAGCGCGAGCGCCTCGCCCAGCAGGTCGGCGACCGGCGGCGGATAATCGTGGCGCGACAGGATCGCATCGATCGCGGGGCCGAGCCGGACCGCCCGGCCGCGCAGGTTGGCGCGCTCCAGCCGGAAGGGAATCAGGATATCGGTCTGCGGCCCACCCTGCAGCTCCCGGCCGGCGGACCGGGCCGAGCCGCCCTCCGTCATGGCGCCGGTTCCAGCTGGTCCGGCGCCAGCGCCCAGAGCAGGATGCCCTTCTGGGCATGCAGCCGGTTTTCCGCCTCGTCCCACACGACGGATTGCGGCCCGTCGATCACCGCGGCGGTGACCTCTTCGCCGCGATGGGCCGGCAGGCAGTGCATGAAGATCGCGTCGTCCCCGGCGCGGGCCATCATGGCGCTGTCGACCCGATAGGGCGCCAGCAGATTATGATGGTCGGCGGCGCCGGTATCGCCCATGGAAATCCAGACATCGGTTACTACGCAGTCCGCGCCCGAAACCGCCGCCACGGGATCGGCGGTCGCATGCACCCGCGCGCCGCGCGCCCTGGCCCATGCCATGACATCGGACGGCGGCGGCAGCTCCGCCGGCGTCGCCAGCCGCAATTCGAACCCGAATTGCACCGCGGCGTGGATCCAGGACGTCGCCATATTGTTGCCGTCGCCGCTCCAGGCGATCGCCCGGCCCGCGATCGGGCCGCGATGCTCCTCGAAGGTCATCACATCGGCCATGATCTGGCAGGGATGGGTGCGGTCGGTCAGCCCGTTGATCACCGGCACGTCGGCGTTGGCCGCCAGTTCGAGCAGCTTCTCTTCCCTGGTGCAGCGCAGCATGATCGCATCGACATAGCGCGAGAGCACGCGCGCCGTATCGGCCACCGTCTCGCCGCGGCCGAGCTGGCTGCTCTCCCGCTCCAGCACGATGGCGTCGCCGCCGAGCTGCCTGACCGCCTGCTCGAACGAGACGCGGGTCCGCGTGGACGGCTT contains:
- a CDS encoding Hsp33 family molecular chaperone HslO, with amino-acid sequence MTEGGSARSAGRELQGGPQTDILIPFRLERANLRGRAVRLGPAIDAILSRHDYPPPVADLLGEALALAAVLAGTLKYDGVFTLQAKGDGPVGMMVCDVTSDGDLRGYAEVDAAAYAALGPAAPDGPVPRILGAGHLAFTVDQGPDMERYQGIVDLAGATLTECAQHYFRQSEQIETLLRLGVGRPGGAGWQASALMIQRVPLTGGFGREPKADDSGHADEERRDDDWRRIAILLGTVRNDEALAPDVAPANLLFRLFHEDGIRVFGPQPLRDRCRCSDDRAENALRMLDADDLDSMIVDGAVTVSCQFCSRTRRYDEAALALLRSEAGARSAA
- the argF gene encoding ornithine carbamoyltransferase; amino-acid sequence: MLPDSGPDTGVAPGLDRTAIAAAGARHFLDLDLVGRADLRRIVEAGKRLKAAGQAGDRSARPLAGKTLAMIFEKPSTRTRVSFEQAVRQLGGDAIVLERESSQLGRGETVADTARVLSRYVDAIMLRCTREEKLLELAANADVPVINGLTDRTHPCQIMADVMTFEEHRGPIAGRAIAWSGDGNNMATSWIHAAVQFGFELRLATPAELPPPSDVMAWARARGARVHATADPVAAVSGADCVVTDVWISMGDTGAADHHNLLAPYRVDSAMMARAGDDAIFMHCLPAHRGEEVTAAVIDGPQSVVWDEAENRLHAQKGILLWALAPDQLEPAP